In one Mesorhizobium australicum genomic region, the following are encoded:
- a CDS encoding FixH family protein — protein MLRSRKVIVISAVLLAIVLAVIAYMMIAMAPPSDLDLSRSRTTVKGLFAVEIAPENPAFERNSLHSWIVTVKTPGGEPVEDAQMSVDGGMPQHGHGLPTAPRVTASLGEGRYRIEGVRFNMSGWWEFRLHVKAAAGEDDVTFNLSL, from the coding sequence ATGCTGCGCAGCCGCAAGGTCATCGTCATTTCCGCAGTTCTGCTGGCTATCGTGCTGGCGGTGATCGCCTATATGATGATCGCCATGGCACCGCCGTCGGATCTCGACCTCTCGCGGAGCAGGACGACCGTCAAAGGCCTTTTTGCGGTCGAGATCGCGCCGGAGAATCCGGCCTTCGAGCGGAATTCGCTGCACAGCTGGATCGTGACGGTAAAGACACCGGGCGGAGAACCGGTCGAGGACGCGCAGATGTCGGTCGACGGTGGCATGCCGCAGCATGGACACGGCCTGCCGACGGCGCCGCGGGTCACGGCTTCGCTGGGCGAGGGGCGCTACCGGATCGAGGGCGTGCGCTTCAACATGTCCGGCTGGTGGGAGTTCAGGCTTCACGTCAAGGCGGCGGCCGGAGAGGACGATGTCACGTTCAATCTCAGCCTCTAG
- a CDS encoding sugar kinase codes for MDRKGVASVGECMLELSARPDGAWTLGYAGDTFNTLWAIRALTQLPCDYVSAFGDDPFSAKQTSFFAEAGIGVAASPVIPGARPGLYAITLTGAERSFTYWRSDAAARQLASDGGKLAKSLEDRALVYFSGITLAILEPGARSVLLAAIRAARAAGSLVAFDPNYRPRMWLSSDEARATIAEAISITDIALPTFPDEQALFGDVDPEATAERLRRAGVREIVVKNGADPALVVDRSDSYLVPALRVDAVDTTGAGDSFNGGYLAAVLDGRSPLDSAALAHRVAATTVQVRGALAPYQTLRIAAGLG; via the coding sequence ATGGATCGCAAGGGCGTCGCCTCGGTGGGAGAATGCATGCTGGAACTGTCCGCGCGCCCGGACGGCGCGTGGACACTCGGCTATGCCGGCGACACGTTCAACACGCTGTGGGCGATCCGGGCGCTGACGCAGTTGCCGTGCGATTATGTCTCCGCCTTCGGCGACGACCCGTTTTCGGCCAAGCAGACTTCGTTCTTCGCCGAGGCCGGGATCGGCGTGGCGGCAAGCCCGGTGATCCCAGGCGCGCGGCCCGGTCTTTACGCCATTACGCTGACGGGCGCGGAGCGATCCTTCACCTACTGGCGCAGCGACGCAGCGGCGCGGCAGCTGGCATCCGATGGCGGAAAGCTGGCGAAAAGCCTTGAAGATCGAGCGCTTGTCTACTTTTCCGGAATCACCCTGGCAATTCTGGAACCCGGCGCGCGATCGGTCCTGCTCGCCGCGATCCGCGCTGCGCGCGCGGCCGGCAGCCTCGTCGCCTTCGACCCCAACTACAGGCCCCGCATGTGGCTGTCGTCGGATGAGGCCCGGGCGACGATCGCGGAGGCGATCTCCATCACCGACATCGCCCTACCGACCTTTCCCGATGAGCAGGCCCTCTTCGGCGACGTTGATCCCGAAGCCACGGCGGAGCGCCTGAGACGCGCCGGCGTGAGGGAGATCGTGGTGAAGAACGGAGCCGATCCGGCCCTGGTGGTGGACAGGTCGGATTCCTATCTGGTCCCCGCGCTTCGCGTCGATGCGGTGGATACGACCGGCGCCGGCGACAGCTTCAACGGCGGCTACCTCGCGGCGGTGCTGGACGGGCGGTCGCCGCTGGACTCGGCCGCGCTGGCGCATCGCGTCGCCGCCACCACCGTGCAGGTTCGCGGCGCGCTGGCGCCCTACCAAACCTTGCGTATTGCGGCTGGTCTTGGTTGA
- a CDS encoding aldose epimerase family protein — MEGEVFGTTAEGETVHRYHISGGGLTATVMEWGAVLQDLRLEGHTAPLVLGFDRFDDYPVSSPYFGAIAGRYANRIANGKFIIDGQRFQADTNFLGKHTLHGGSKSTGKRVWSLEMRGSDFITLRLLDPDGFMGFPGNLDIICTYRLKLPGTLSIELSATTDQPTLCNLTNHSYFNLDDGGWDSILDHRLVINAGAYLPVDAELIPTGIVEPVEGTDFDFQLSRPIRLEKAGEQVVYDHNFCLSSHRGPLRQAAWAQGSSSGVEMEMWTTEPGVQFYAGHKVAREVSGLQGRKYKAWAGFCLEAQAWPDSPNRPYFPQAILWPGDRYRHVTEYRFRLA, encoded by the coding sequence ATGGAAGGCGAGGTCTTCGGGACAACCGCGGAAGGCGAGACCGTCCATCGCTACCACATTTCCGGTGGCGGGCTGACCGCCACCGTCATGGAATGGGGCGCGGTCCTGCAGGATCTGCGCCTCGAGGGGCATACGGCGCCTCTGGTGCTGGGCTTCGACCGCTTCGACGACTATCCGGTCTCGTCGCCCTATTTCGGCGCGATCGCAGGGCGTTACGCGAACCGCATCGCCAACGGCAAATTCATCATTGACGGCCAGCGCTTCCAGGCCGACACGAATTTTCTCGGCAAGCATACATTGCATGGCGGGTCGAAGAGCACCGGCAAGCGCGTCTGGTCGCTTGAAATGCGCGGCAGTGACTTCATCACGCTGAGGCTGCTCGACCCCGACGGGTTCATGGGTTTTCCGGGCAATCTCGACATCATCTGCACCTACCGGCTCAAGCTGCCCGGCACGTTGTCGATCGAACTGTCGGCGACGACCGACCAGCCGACGCTGTGCAACCTCACGAACCATTCCTATTTCAACCTGGACGACGGCGGCTGGGATTCGATCCTCGACCATCGCCTTGTCATCAACGCCGGCGCCTACCTGCCTGTCGACGCGGAACTCATCCCTACGGGCATCGTGGAGCCCGTCGAAGGCACCGATTTCGACTTCCAGCTCTCCCGTCCCATCCGATTGGAGAAGGCTGGCGAGCAGGTAGTCTACGACCACAATTTCTGCCTCTCCTCTCACCGTGGACCGCTCAGACAGGCGGCCTGGGCGCAGGGCTCGTCTTCGGGCGTCGAGATGGAGATGTGGACCACGGAGCCCGGCGTGCAATTCTATGCCGGCCACAAGGTCGCGCGCGAGGTGTCCGGGCTGCAGGGGCGGAAATACAAGGCCTGGGCAGGGTTCTGCCTAGAGGCACAGGCTTGGCCGGATTCGCCCAACCGTCCGTATTTCCCCCAGGCGATCCTCTGGCCCGGCGACCGCTACCGGCATGTGACGGAGTACCGGTTCAGGCTGGCGTGA
- a CDS encoding NAD-dependent succinate-semialdehyde dehydrogenase: MLQKTSHYMRQANLIGGEWIQADSGATIDVTNPATTLKIGTVPKSGKAETRRAIEAAQTAFESWRKTTANDRSKLLRKLHDLILENQDALAELLTMEQGKSLTEAKGEIAISAAYILWFAEEGRRTYGDTVPSPWAERRILVTKEPVGVVAAITPWNFPSSMLARKIGPALAAGCTVVVKPASQTPYSGLAWGALCEEAGFPKGVVNIVTGSAGEIGDEICANPLVRKLTFTGSTEVGKILMEKCAATVKKVSMELGGNAPFLVFDDADIDRAVEGAMVAKYRNSGQTCVCTNRFFVQEGVYDAFVEKLAAASNTLKVGNGLDAGTQQGPLIDEKAVEKVEEFIQDATAKGGKVVAGGKRHELGGSFFQPTVIAEAKPDMMFMKEEIFGPLAPVFRFKTEEEAIQLANDTQFGLASYAYTGSLNRAFRVMEGLKYGMVGINEGLITTVEAPFGGVKESGLGKEGGHQGIEDYLDTKYVCIGGLK; this comes from the coding sequence ATGCTCCAGAAGACCAGCCACTACATGCGCCAGGCCAATCTAATCGGCGGTGAATGGATCCAGGCGGATTCAGGAGCGACGATCGACGTCACCAATCCTGCGACGACGCTGAAGATCGGCACCGTGCCGAAATCCGGCAAGGCCGAGACGCGCCGCGCCATCGAGGCGGCGCAGACCGCCTTCGAGAGCTGGAGGAAGACGACCGCCAACGACCGGTCCAAACTCCTGCGGAAGCTGCACGACCTGATCCTGGAGAACCAGGATGCTCTGGCCGAACTGCTGACGATGGAGCAGGGCAAGTCGCTTACCGAGGCCAAAGGCGAGATAGCCATTTCGGCCGCCTATATCCTGTGGTTCGCCGAGGAAGGCCGTCGCACCTATGGCGACACGGTGCCGAGCCCGTGGGCCGAGCGCCGCATCCTTGTGACCAAGGAGCCGGTGGGCGTCGTGGCGGCAATCACGCCGTGGAACTTTCCGTCCTCCATGCTCGCGCGCAAGATCGGCCCGGCGCTCGCCGCCGGCTGCACGGTCGTGGTGAAGCCCGCCTCGCAGACGCCTTATTCGGGCCTCGCCTGGGGCGCGCTCTGCGAGGAGGCCGGCTTTCCGAAGGGCGTAGTTAACATCGTCACCGGTTCGGCCGGCGAGATCGGCGACGAGATCTGCGCCAATCCGCTGGTGCGCAAGCTGACCTTCACCGGCTCGACCGAAGTCGGCAAGATCCTGATGGAGAAGTGTGCAGCGACCGTGAAAAAGGTGTCGATGGAGCTTGGCGGCAATGCGCCGTTCCTCGTCTTCGACGATGCCGACATCGACCGTGCCGTCGAGGGGGCTATGGTCGCCAAGTATCGCAATTCGGGCCAGACCTGCGTCTGCACCAACCGCTTCTTCGTGCAGGAGGGCGTCTACGACGCCTTCGTCGAGAAGCTGGCGGCCGCCTCGAACACACTCAAGGTCGGCAACGGGCTCGACGCGGGCACGCAGCAGGGACCGCTGATCGACGAGAAGGCGGTCGAGAAGGTCGAAGAATTCATCCAGGACGCGACTGCCAAGGGCGGCAAGGTCGTGGCCGGCGGCAAGCGCCACGAGCTCGGCGGCTCCTTCTTCCAGCCGACGGTGATCGCCGAGGCGAAGCCCGACATGATGTTCATGAAGGAAGAGATCTTCGGCCCGCTGGCCCCCGTCTTCCGCTTCAAGACCGAGGAGGAGGCGATCCAGCTTGCAAACGACACCCAGTTCGGCCTTGCGTCCTACGCCTATACCGGCTCGCTCAACCGCGCTTTCCGGGTGATGGAGGGGCTGAAATACGGCATGGTCGGCATCAACGAAGGCCTGATCACCACGGTTGAGGCGCCGTTCGGCGGCGTCAAGGAATCCGGCCTCGGCAAGGAAGGCGGGCACCAGGGCATCGAGGACTATCTCGATACCAAATATGTCTGCATCGGCGGCCTGAAGTAG
- a CDS encoding Ldh family oxidoreductase, which yields MTQEIVPVDAAHALVASALTASNTSIENAGLVADALVGAELVGQVGHGLRRVVAYAAQVRAGKVDGHAVPKLVRTRPSAVHVDAGSGFAYPAFDLATRELRDMATSQGIAVAGIFRSHHAGVTGLAVEALAEAGLIALMFANAPASISPWGGRTPLYGTDPIAFACPVEGTFPIVIDLSLSKVARGKIMAAEQKGEPIPEGWAFDRDGRPTTDASAAMAGTMVPVGDAKGTALALMVELLAAGLTGANYAYEQTSFFNAVGGPPGSGQTIIAIDPQAFGGVRALGRFAEMAEAIMQVDGARVPGARRHEMRARLRRDGISVDSVLLNEIKQIAAL from the coding sequence GTGACCCAGGAAATCGTTCCGGTCGACGCCGCGCACGCGCTCGTCGCCTCGGCGCTGACCGCGTCCAACACCTCGATCGAGAATGCCGGCCTGGTGGCGGACGCGCTCGTCGGGGCCGAGCTGGTGGGTCAGGTCGGGCACGGCCTGCGCCGCGTCGTCGCCTATGCCGCGCAGGTGCGTGCCGGGAAGGTCGATGGCCATGCCGTGCCGAAGTTGGTCCGGACCAGACCATCGGCAGTTCATGTCGATGCCGGCAGCGGTTTCGCCTACCCGGCGTTCGATCTGGCGACGAGGGAACTGCGAGACATGGCAACGTCCCAGGGCATCGCAGTGGCCGGCATCTTTCGCTCCCACCACGCCGGCGTTACCGGACTGGCCGTCGAGGCGCTTGCCGAGGCCGGTCTCATCGCGCTGATGTTCGCGAATGCGCCAGCTTCCATATCGCCATGGGGCGGGCGGACGCCCCTCTACGGGACAGACCCGATCGCGTTCGCTTGCCCGGTGGAGGGCACTTTTCCGATTGTTATCGATCTGTCCCTGTCCAAGGTCGCCCGCGGCAAGATCATGGCGGCCGAACAGAAGGGGGAGCCAATCCCGGAAGGCTGGGCGTTCGACCGGGACGGCAGGCCAACGACCGACGCCTCGGCCGCCATGGCCGGCACGATGGTGCCGGTCGGCGACGCCAAAGGGACCGCGCTTGCTCTTATGGTGGAACTGCTTGCCGCAGGGCTTACAGGCGCCAACTATGCCTATGAGCAGACCTCGTTCTTCAACGCCGTGGGCGGACCTCCGGGTAGCGGCCAGACGATCATTGCGATTGATCCTCAAGCCTTCGGTGGGGTAAGAGCCTTGGGCCGGTTTGCGGAGATGGCCGAGGCCATCATGCAGGTCGACGGCGCGCGCGTACCTGGTGCGAGACGGCATGAGATGCGTGCGCGGCTGAGGCGCGACGGCATTTCCGTCGACAGCGTATTGCTGAACGAAATCAAACAGATTGCTGCCCTCTGA
- a CDS encoding AEC family transporter, whose amino-acid sequence MSSVVETVLFVFGLVAAGYLAGVTNYLRVEVGDAVAEFAVGVALPLLLFRTMLGADFHGAAPWAFWGAYFSAAVVTWAAGQILIVKGFGRDARAGVVGGVTAAFSNIALLGIPFMLGVYGQEGFETLSLLLSVHLPIMIAASILLFEIVGREDGEKFRLGLLLRAFLRRMFTNPLIIGVLAGLLIRMSGLQLPGLVNRLVDAVADVAAPVALFALGLSLRKYGIARNVKAGTALALIKLFLMPALVLGTAWLFGLPPLTAKVAVAAASLPAGVNSYLIATQFGTGQALASNGMTIGTAMAVITTTMWLAIAQAVFG is encoded by the coding sequence ATGTCCTCCGTCGTGGAAACCGTCCTGTTCGTCTTCGGCCTCGTCGCGGCCGGTTACCTGGCCGGCGTGACGAACTATCTGAGGGTCGAGGTCGGAGACGCCGTGGCCGAGTTCGCCGTTGGCGTGGCGCTACCACTGCTCCTGTTCCGCACCATGCTGGGGGCTGATTTCCACGGTGCTGCCCCTTGGGCCTTCTGGGGCGCCTATTTCTCGGCCGCGGTCGTGACCTGGGCGGCCGGTCAGATCCTGATCGTCAAGGGATTCGGGCGCGACGCCAGGGCGGGGGTGGTCGGCGGCGTCACCGCAGCCTTCTCGAATATCGCTCTGCTGGGCATCCCCTTCATGCTCGGCGTCTATGGCCAGGAAGGATTCGAGACCCTGTCGCTGCTGCTCTCGGTCCATCTCCCGATCATGATCGCCGCCTCCATCCTCTTGTTCGAGATCGTGGGGCGTGAGGATGGCGAGAAGTTCAGGCTCGGCCTGCTCTTGCGCGCGTTTCTCAGGCGGATGTTCACGAACCCGCTGATCATCGGCGTCCTTGCCGGGCTTCTGATCCGTATGTCGGGCCTTCAACTGCCCGGCCTCGTAAACCGGCTGGTGGACGCGGTCGCCGACGTCGCCGCCCCGGTCGCGCTGTTCGCGCTGGGCTTGAGCCTGCGCAAATACGGCATCGCCCGTAACGTGAAGGCCGGTACGGCGCTGGCGCTGATCAAGCTTTTCCTGATGCCGGCGCTCGTGCTTGGCACGGCCTGGCTCTTCGGCCTGCCGCCCTTGACCGCCAAGGTCGCGGTCGCTGCCGCATCGCTGCCGGCCGGCGTCAATTCCTACCTGATCGCCACACAGTTCGGCACCGGCCAGGCGCTTGCCTCCAACGGCATGACGATCGGCACGGCCATGGCGGTCATCACGACGACCATGTGGCTTGCCATCGCGCAAGCCGTGTTCGGTTAG
- a CDS encoding histidine phosphatase family protein, with the protein MLRCLILALALFAATAAGATEAGWALLRDGGHVVLLRHAFAPGSGEPANFDIEKCNTQRNLSDAGRQQARKLGALFAARAAPVERVLTSRWCRTKETARLAFGTDDVEAFHALDPFAPDSPEKDAQSREVLDEVRAWSGSGNMVMVTHLENIAALTGENAREGEAVIVQLRDEGLHVLGRIRF; encoded by the coding sequence ATGCTGAGATGTCTGATACTTGCGCTGGCTCTGTTCGCAGCGACCGCGGCCGGCGCGACGGAGGCGGGGTGGGCGCTTCTGCGGGATGGAGGGCATGTGGTGCTGCTGCGCCATGCCTTCGCTCCCGGCTCCGGTGAGCCGGCCAACTTCGACATCGAGAAGTGCAACACCCAGCGCAATCTCTCCGATGCCGGGCGGCAGCAGGCGCGCAAGCTGGGCGCGCTCTTCGCAGCACGAGCCGCTCCCGTCGAGCGCGTGCTGACCAGCCGCTGGTGCCGCACCAAGGAAACGGCGCGACTGGCCTTCGGCACGGACGATGTGGAGGCATTCCACGCTCTCGACCCGTTCGCCCCGGATTCTCCGGAAAAGGACGCTCAGTCGAGGGAGGTTCTCGACGAGGTCCGCGCCTGGAGCGGCTCCGGCAACATGGTGATGGTCACCCATCTGGAGAACATCGCGGCGTTGACCGGGGAAAACGCGCGCGAAGGCGAGGCCGTCATCGTCCAGTTGCGTGACGAAGGCCTGCACGTGCTCGGCCGCATCAGGTTCTGA
- a CDS encoding PfkB family carbohydrate kinase gives MTTILCAGVAVIDFVYQLDEMPRRAEKYRAKDAWMTGGGNAANASVAISRLGGHARLAARLGDDAVADMIVSGLEVEGVDCALVRRFAGRKSSFSAVFIDAAGERQIVNYRDMDISFGAEWLAAADLGLFDAALSDTRWPQCGAAVLGRARERGVPGVLDAEAPIALAEEALLLASHIAFSAQGLRDYAGHSDLAKGLREAARATGAWVCATDGAKGVLWLDGGEVRSVPTVAVAAVETLGAGDVWHGAFTLKLAEGESEEAAIHYANAAAALKCAGSGGRASYPRRADVDALLSG, from the coding sequence ATGACGACAATCCTGTGCGCGGGCGTCGCGGTCATCGATTTCGTCTACCAACTCGACGAGATGCCGCGCCGCGCCGAGAAATACCGGGCGAAGGACGCCTGGATGACGGGCGGCGGCAACGCGGCCAACGCTTCGGTCGCGATCTCGCGGCTCGGCGGCCACGCCCGCCTTGCCGCGCGTCTCGGCGACGACGCCGTCGCCGACATGATCGTGTCCGGGCTGGAAGTCGAGGGGGTAGACTGCGCGCTGGTGCGCCGCTTTGCGGGACGGAAGTCGTCTTTCTCGGCGGTCTTCATCGACGCGGCGGGCGAGAGGCAGATCGTCAATTATCGCGACATGGATATCTCCTTCGGCGCGGAATGGCTGGCAGCTGCCGACCTCGGCCTATTCGATGCCGCCCTGTCGGACACACGCTGGCCGCAATGCGGCGCCGCAGTGCTCGGCCGCGCGAGGGAACGCGGCGTCCCGGGCGTGCTGGACGCCGAGGCGCCGATCGCGCTGGCAGAGGAAGCGCTGTTGCTTGCCTCGCACATCGCCTTCTCGGCACAAGGCTTGCGCGACTATGCAGGTCATTCCGACCTTGCGAAGGGACTACGCGAGGCCGCGCGTGCCACCGGAGCCTGGGTTTGCGCGACGGACGGTGCGAAGGGTGTGTTGTGGCTCGACGGAGGCGAGGTGCGTAGCGTCCCGACGGTTGCCGTAGCCGCAGTAGAGACGCTCGGCGCGGGCGACGTCTGGCACGGCGCCTTCACGCTGAAGCTCGCCGAGGGCGAAAGCGAAGAGGCCGCGATCCATTATGCCAATGCCGCCGCCGCGCTCAAATGCGCCGGCAGTGGAGGCCGCGCCAGCTATCCGAGGCGGGCGGACGTCGACGCTCTCCTGTCGGGCTGA
- a CDS encoding phosphodiesterase, translating to MKLVHISDIHINADPIAGQNSVAAFEACLAHVAKRHADAEAVVISGDLTHHGRREAYLKLREILDASPLEPILMIGNHDHRETFKEIFPDAPVDADGYIQHVREIGGHRLIFLDTNLAGNHSGRLGPKRLAWLSARLGEAERERKPALVFLHHHPVQIGVLATDILALVQKKEFAAVLRRHRDTIRHVFFGHCHMSLSGSIEGVPFSAPRSTSHPGWPEFEGRLAYGHGPIEPSYNLALIGDTSVVIHTIEYRLDDRIEWEPLTGGEAGTVTVPPGP from the coding sequence ATGAAACTCGTTCACATCTCCGACATTCACATCAATGCCGACCCGATCGCGGGACAGAACTCGGTCGCCGCCTTCGAAGCCTGTCTCGCCCACGTAGCGAAGCGGCATGCCGATGCCGAGGCGGTGGTAATCTCGGGCGACCTCACCCATCACGGCAGGCGCGAGGCGTATCTGAAGCTGCGCGAGATTCTTGACGCGTCTCCGCTCGAGCCGATCCTGATGATCGGCAATCACGACCACCGGGAGACCTTCAAGGAGATTTTCCCCGACGCGCCAGTGGACGCTGACGGCTACATCCAGCACGTCCGAGAGATTGGCGGCCATCGTCTGATCTTCCTCGACACGAACCTTGCCGGCAACCACAGCGGCCGCCTCGGGCCGAAGCGCCTCGCCTGGCTGTCGGCCCGACTCGGGGAAGCCGAACGGGAGCGCAAGCCGGCGCTCGTCTTCCTGCACCATCATCCGGTGCAAATCGGTGTGCTCGCCACCGATATCCTGGCGCTGGTTCAGAAGAAGGAGTTCGCCGCGGTCCTGCGCCGCCACCGCGACACGATCCGCCACGTCTTCTTCGGCCACTGCCACATGTCGCTATCGGGCTCGATCGAGGGCGTCCCCTTCTCCGCCCCGCGCTCGACCAGCCATCCTGGCTGGCCGGAATTCGAGGGACGCCTCGCCTACGGGCATGGCCCGATCGAGCCGAGCTACAACCTCGCCTTGATCGGCGACACGTCCGTGGTGATCCACACGATCGAATACCGGCTGGACGACCGGATCGAATGGGAACCGCTCACGGGCGGAGAAGCCGGAACCGTTACGGTGCCGCCGGGACCGTGA
- a CDS encoding acyl carrier protein — MTTTFEKVADLIAETTEIDRDKITPESHTIDDLGIDSLDFLDTVFAIDKEFGIKIPLEKWTQDVNEGRVSTEEYFVLKNLCAKIDALVAAKKAA, encoded by the coding sequence TTGACGACGACATTCGAAAAGGTCGCGGACCTGATCGCGGAAACGACCGAGATCGATCGCGACAAGATCACGCCGGAAAGCCACACGATCGATGATCTCGGCATCGACAGCCTCGATTTTCTCGACACGGTCTTTGCGATCGACAAGGAATTCGGGATCAAGATTCCGCTCGAGAAGTGGACGCAGGATGTGAACGAAGGCCGCGTGTCGACGGAAGAATATTTCGTTCTCAAGAATCTGTGCGCGAAGATCGACGCCCTGGTTGCGGCCAAGAAGGCGGCCTGA
- a CDS encoding beta-ketoacyl-ACP synthase: MSARDVVITGIGLVSCLGEGAEVHWKAFETPSLPPPIDSERFAPYTVHALPEIDWTLQIPKKGDQRQMELWQRLGVYAAGLALDDAGLKSNETLCTTMDMIVAAGSGERDKEVDENILEATLTRNDAEALINEKLTNDLRPTLFLAQLSNLLAGNISIVHKITGSSRTFMGEEGAGVSALQTAVARLASGQSTHTLVGGAFQTEHPDKLLAYELGGYLHRGPWQPLWDRHAAGGGVITGSGGAFLVLETREQAQARGARIYAVVDKVASSLSSRADGKLARDIAALVEALGAEPGRLIISGASGAPRPTLAEQQALAAHALRGFSGLTGHLKEAQLPFAVALAALSLSNGRAPGAISDTETSYDGTPDVVLATAIGHHRGEGAALLRKA; encoded by the coding sequence ATGAGCGCTCGCGACGTCGTCATCACCGGCATTGGCCTGGTCTCCTGCCTCGGCGAAGGCGCCGAGGTGCACTGGAAGGCCTTCGAGACCCCTTCCCTGCCGCCGCCGATCGATTCGGAGCGATTCGCTCCCTACACGGTGCACGCCCTCCCCGAAATCGACTGGACGCTGCAGATCCCCAAGAAGGGCGACCAGCGGCAGATGGAACTGTGGCAGAGGCTCGGCGTCTATGCGGCGGGACTGGCCCTCGACGATGCCGGGCTCAAGTCCAACGAGACACTTTGCACGACGATGGACATGATCGTGGCCGCCGGCAGCGGCGAACGCGACAAGGAAGTCGACGAGAACATCCTTGAGGCAACGCTAACGCGAAACGACGCCGAGGCGTTGATCAACGAGAAGCTGACCAACGATCTGAGGCCAACGCTCTTTCTCGCCCAGCTGTCGAACCTGCTCGCCGGCAACATCTCGATCGTCCACAAGATCACCGGTTCGTCCCGTACCTTCATGGGAGAGGAAGGCGCAGGCGTATCCGCCCTGCAGACCGCAGTTGCCCGGCTGGCATCGGGCCAGTCGACGCACACGCTCGTCGGCGGTGCGTTCCAGACGGAGCACCCCGACAAGCTCCTCGCTTACGAGTTGGGCGGATACCTCCACCGCGGCCCATGGCAGCCGCTGTGGGACCGGCATGCTGCGGGCGGCGGTGTGATTACGGGCTCCGGCGGAGCATTTCTGGTGCTGGAGACGCGCGAGCAGGCGCAGGCGCGCGGCGCGCGCATCTATGCGGTCGTCGACAAAGTCGCCTCGTCGCTTTCGTCCCGCGCCGACGGAAAGCTGGCGCGGGACATAGCGGCCCTTGTGGAGGCGCTTGGCGCAGAGCCCGGCCGCCTGATCATTTCGGGCGCTTCCGGTGCCCCGAGACCGACGCTTGCCGAGCAACAAGCGCTGGCGGCCCATGCCCTGCGCGGCTTCTCTGGCTTGACCGGTCATCTCAAGGAGGCCCAGCTTCCATTCGCCGTCGCGCTCGCGGCACTGTCGCTCTCCAACGGCCGCGCCCCGGGAGCGATATCCGATACCGAAACATCGTATGACGGGACGCCGGACGTCGTGCTTGCCACGGCCATCGGCCATCATCGCGGGGAAGGTGCTGCCCTCCTACGAAAGGCTTGA